The following coding sequences lie in one Lentilactobacillus sp. SPB1-3 genomic window:
- the rpmF gene encoding 50S ribosomal protein L32: MATPARRTSKAKKGMRRGHIKLQTPNLSFDPKTGEYRMPHHVSPSGYYNGRKVIDK; the protein is encoded by the coding sequence ATGGCTACACCAGCACGTAGAACCTCTAAGGCGAAAAAAGGTATGCGCCGTGGTCACATCAAGTTACAAACACCAAATCTTAGTTTTGATCCTAAGACTGGCGAGTACAGAATGCCACACCACGTGTCACCATCAGGCTACTACAATGGCCGTAAGGTTATCGACAAGTAA
- the yqeK gene encoding bis(5'-nucleosyl)-tetraphosphatase (symmetrical) YqeK, whose amino-acid sequence MQTKELTYQHHYTSLTRPELVAKLKTTLTDDRFQHVLRVEQTAVDLAERYGVDPEKASIAGLVHDYAKQRSDKDFVDAIHEYHLDPDLLNYGNAIWHGVVGWIFVKNELGINDIEILNAVEYHTVGHEVMTVLAQIVYMADYIEPNRNFPGVEKARQLTNTDLVLAVAYQTKQTLAYLVANNRPVFPQTVVTYNSWVPKSGLN is encoded by the coding sequence ATGCAAACTAAAGAATTAACGTATCAACATCATTACACGTCGTTAACTCGACCCGAGTTAGTGGCAAAGTTAAAAACTACATTAACTGATGATCGCTTTCAACATGTTTTGCGTGTTGAGCAGACTGCAGTTGATTTGGCCGAACGCTATGGTGTTGATCCTGAAAAGGCCAGTATAGCTGGATTGGTCCATGATTATGCTAAGCAACGTTCTGATAAAGACTTTGTTGATGCGATTCATGAATATCATTTGGACCCTGATTTGTTGAATTATGGCAATGCCATTTGGCATGGAGTAGTTGGCTGGATTTTTGTCAAAAATGAATTAGGTATCAACGATATAGAAATTTTAAATGCTGTTGAATACCATACAGTTGGACACGAAGTGATGACTGTATTGGCGCAAATTGTTTATATGGCTGACTACATTGAACCAAATCGGAATTTTCCAGGAGTGGAAAAAGCCCGTCAGTTGACCAATACAGATTTAGTGCTTGCGGTGGCTTATCAAACTAAGCAGACATTGGCTTACTTAGTGGCAAATAACCGCCCAGTATTTCCCCAGACGGTTGTTACTTACAATAGTTGGGTACCCAAAAGTGGACTTAATTAA
- a CDS encoding nicotinate-nucleotide adenylyltransferase gives MTKVASTVQTYAKTQLNTDDHHKKIGLLGGTFNPIHNGHLIIAEQVIDQLGLDEIRFMPDFMPPHVDKKLAIDAKDRVTMINGSIRDNPHFAIEMEEIARGGTSYSYDTLVALKRRNPNYEYYFIIGGDMVEYLPKWHKIDELAKLVTFVGVKRSGYKTTSKYPIIWVDVPFIDISSTLIRSKVRANHSIRYLVPTRVEKYIRENGLYAN, from the coding sequence ATGACGAAGGTTGCTAGTACCGTACAAACTTATGCGAAGACACAATTAAATACTGATGACCATCATAAAAAAATTGGTCTATTAGGTGGGACATTTAATCCCATTCATAATGGTCATTTAATAATTGCAGAACAGGTAATAGACCAGTTAGGTTTAGACGAAATCAGGTTCATGCCTGATTTCATGCCACCTCATGTCGATAAGAAGCTGGCCATTGATGCCAAAGATCGTGTCACCATGATCAATGGTTCAATCAGAGATAATCCTCATTTTGCAATTGAAATGGAAGAAATTGCTCGTGGTGGAACTAGTTATTCATATGATACGTTGGTGGCTTTAAAACGCAGAAACCCAAATTATGAATACTACTTTATCATCGGTGGTGATATGGTTGAATATTTACCTAAGTGGCATAAAATTGATGAATTAGCTAAGTTGGTAACGTTTGTCGGAGTTAAACGATCGGGATATAAGACGACTTCAAAATACCCAATTATTTGGGTTGACGTTCCATTCATTGATATATCATCAACACTTATAAGATCTAAGGTAAGAGCTAATCATTCAATTAGATACCTTGTACCAACCCGTGTTGAAAAATATATTAGGGAGAATGGTCTATATGCAAACTAA
- a CDS encoding class I SAM-dependent DNA methyltransferase, giving the protein MIYEKFAKFYDELFDDELYTKWGNYFEQRVSKSASIMDLACGTGKLAIELIRRGYNVTGSDISEDMLKLASEHAQVANVNLPLIQMDMLEMDGLTTFDAISCFDDSLCYLIEDGQLLRAFQQVNAHLNPGGTFLFDVITPYQTDEVYPGYMFNDRTEDSAFMWSSYSTDDSEHAIEHDLVFFLFNEEKNAYDAYNEIHDERSFEFAVYQHMLNDAGFKDIKVTTDFGNQPYQEKVKRWFIECTKG; this is encoded by the coding sequence ATGATCTACGAAAAGTTTGCTAAATTTTACGACGAACTATTTGATGATGAGTTGTATACCAAGTGGGGCAACTACTTTGAACAGAGAGTCTCTAAATCAGCAAGCATTATGGATTTAGCGTGTGGGACTGGTAAGTTAGCGATTGAATTGATTCGACGTGGTTATAATGTGACCGGATCTGATATTTCAGAAGACATGCTTAAGTTGGCTAGCGAGCATGCTCAAGTAGCTAACGTAAATCTTCCCTTGATTCAAATGGACATGTTAGAAATGGATGGCTTGACGACATTTGATGCAATTTCTTGTTTTGATGATTCCTTATGCTATTTAATTGAAGATGGCCAGTTATTAAGAGCCTTTCAGCAGGTTAATGCTCATTTAAATCCTGGAGGGACCTTTTTATTTGATGTGATTACACCATATCAAACTGATGAGGTGTATCCAGGATATATGTTCAATGATCGAACTGAGGATTCCGCTTTTATGTGGTCATCGTATTCAACTGATGATTCTGAACATGCTATTGAACATGATTTAGTTTTCTTTTTATTCAATGAAGAAAAGAATGCATACGATGCTTATAATGAAATTCATGATGAACGTTCCTTTGAATTTGCTGTCTACCAACATATGTTGAATGATGCTGGTTTTAAAGATATTAAAGTAACCACTGATTTTGGTAATCAACCATATCAAGAAAAGGTTAAACGTTGGTTTATTGAATGTACAAAGGGGTGA
- a CDS encoding response regulator transcription factor, producing MSRVLIIEDEKNLSRFVELELQHEGYETQVELDGRKGLDAALNDNFDVILLDLMLPELNGMEVARRLREKKNTPIIMMTARDSVIDRVSGFDHGADDYIVKPFAIEELLARIRALLRRIQIENDQQKGNKKTVVFKDLTIEKESRIVRRGDEVINLTKREYELLLALMENVDVVLARDVLLTKVWGYDSEVETNVVDVYIRYLRNKIDRPGENSYIQTVRGTGYVMRS from the coding sequence ATGAGTCGAGTTTTAATAATTGAAGATGAAAAAAATCTTTCCCGGTTTGTCGAGCTTGAGCTACAGCATGAGGGTTATGAAACCCAAGTAGAGCTAGACGGTCGCAAGGGATTAGATGCTGCATTAAATGATAATTTTGACGTAATTTTACTAGATTTGATGCTTCCTGAACTTAATGGTATGGAAGTTGCTCGTAGATTACGAGAAAAGAAAAATACGCCAATTATAATGATGACCGCAAGGGATTCTGTGATCGATCGAGTATCAGGATTTGATCATGGAGCAGATGACTATATTGTTAAACCATTTGCAATCGAAGAATTATTGGCAAGAATTCGGGCATTGTTGAGACGAATTCAAATCGAAAACGATCAACAAAAGGGCAACAAGAAGACAGTTGTCTTTAAGGATTTGACTATCGAAAAAGAGAGCCGAATCGTTCGTCGTGGCGATGAAGTTATCAACTTAACCAAGCGTGAGTATGAATTGTTGTTGGCATTGATGGAAAATGTTGACGTTGTTTTAGCTAGAGATGTGTTATTAACCAAAGTCTGGGGTTATGATTCTGAAGTTGAAACTAACGTCGTTGATGTCTACATCAGATACTTACGAAACAAGATTGACCGTCCTGGTGAGAATAGTTACATTCAAACTGTTAGAGGTACGGGTTACGTGATGCGCTCATGA
- the rsfS gene encoding ribosome silencing factor, whose translation MDSKDIAQIAVRAADSKRANDIVVLDMQNVSLMADYFVIADANSNRQVKAIADEIADQMSASKIEIYQVSGRDTAKWILIDLGEVIVHVFQTDERDFYNLEKLWSDAPFLDTRDWLEV comes from the coding sequence ATGGATAGTAAAGATATTGCTCAAATCGCGGTGCGAGCTGCAGATAGTAAACGGGCAAATGACATTGTTGTATTAGATATGCAAAACGTTAGTTTGATGGCAGATTATTTTGTCATTGCTGATGCTAATTCAAATCGTCAAGTTAAGGCGATTGCTGATGAAATTGCTGACCAAATGTCAGCATCAAAAATTGAAATTTACCAAGTATCTGGAAGAGACACTGCTAAGTGGATCTTGATTGATCTTGGTGAAGTAATCGTTCATGTTTTCCAAACAGATGAACGTGATTTCTATAATTTGGAAAAATTGTGGTCAGACGCACCATTCTTGGATACACGGGATTGGCTTGAAGTATGA
- a CDS encoding DUF177 domain-containing protein, producing the protein MEMFFRELQKYPENAPFKFEETLDIKKELLDRYADQVIDADKFTVSGTAYADLGDVIVNYHVTGNLVVPSSRSLMPVNLPMEFDVEEFYVPSKAAESRYPKDAVVFVLDEDAKVEITDSVIDNVILNIPMQVLAESEIDGEDDMPSGNDWEVMTADDFDKNKAELETVDPRLAKLKDLFPEDNQED; encoded by the coding sequence ATGGAAATGTTTTTTAGGGAACTTCAAAAGTATCCCGAAAATGCACCTTTTAAATTTGAAGAAACTCTTGATATAAAAAAAGAGCTTCTTGATAGGTATGCTGATCAAGTAATTGATGCAGATAAGTTTACCGTTTCTGGAACAGCTTATGCTGATTTAGGAGACGTAATTGTGAATTATCACGTTACTGGTAATCTTGTGGTGCCATCATCCAGATCATTAATGCCTGTCAATCTGCCTATGGAATTCGACGTTGAAGAATTTTACGTCCCATCTAAGGCCGCTGAGTCTCGGTACCCTAAAGATGCAGTTGTCTTCGTTCTTGATGAGGATGCAAAAGTTGAAATCACTGATTCAGTAATTGATAACGTCATATTAAATATTCCAATGCAGGTTCTTGCTGAATCTGAAATCGACGGAGAAGACGATATGCCCAGCGGAAACGACTGGGAAGTTATGACCGCCGATGATTTCGACAAGAACAAGGCAGAGTTAGAAACTGTTGATCCACGTTTAGCTAAACTAAAGGATTTATTCCCTGAGGATAATCAAGAAGATTAG
- the adhP gene encoding alcohol dehydrogenase AdhP, with protein MKAAVVRDSVDGYVDIKDVTLRPIEHGEALVKVEYCGLCHTDLHVAAGDFGAVPGRIIGHEGVGRVIQVADDVDNLKIGDRVSIAWFFKGCGHCEFCNTGRETLCRNVKNSGFTVDGAMAEEVIVDANYAVKVPEELDPIEATSLTCAGVTMYKALKVGDTRPGQWVEVVGAGGLGNLAVQFAHNVFGAHVVAVDGNEQKLQAAKDNGAEIGIDRHDPDVAEQIQAKVGGVHNAQVTAVNAAAFTTSVNALRPDGKLVAVALPKGDMALNIDKTVLDGIQVAGSLVGTRQDLAETFQFGAEGKVKPIVHTRKLEEINDIIDEMKAGKIVGRMVVDFTK; from the coding sequence ATGAAAGCAGCTGTTGTACGCGATTCTGTTGACGGATACGTTGACATTAAAGATGTTACTCTTCGCCCAATCGAACATGGTGAAGCTTTAGTTAAAGTGGAATATTGTGGTCTTTGTCACACAGACCTCCACGTTGCTGCCGGAGACTTTGGTGCAGTTCCAGGAAGAATCATCGGTCACGAAGGTGTTGGTAGAGTCATTCAAGTTGCTGACGATGTTGACAACTTAAAGATTGGTGACCGAGTATCAATCGCTTGGTTCTTCAAGGGCTGTGGTCATTGTGAATTCTGTAACACTGGTCGTGAAACTCTTTGCCGTAACGTTAAAAACTCTGGTTTCACTGTTGATGGTGCCATGGCAGAAGAAGTAATCGTTGATGCTAACTATGCCGTTAAGGTTCCTGAAGAACTTGACCCCATCGAAGCAACATCATTAACTTGTGCCGGCGTTACTATGTACAAAGCATTAAAAGTTGGTGACACTCGCCCAGGTCAATGGGTTGAAGTTGTTGGTGCCGGTGGTCTTGGTAACCTTGCCGTACAATTTGCTCACAATGTTTTTGGTGCTCACGTTGTTGCAGTTGATGGTAACGAACAAAAGTTACAAGCTGCTAAAGACAATGGTGCTGAAATTGGTATTGACCGTCATGATCCAGATGTTGCTGAACAAATTCAAGCAAAAGTTGGTGGTGTTCACAACGCCCAAGTTACTGCCGTTAACGCTGCTGCTTTCACTACTTCAGTTAACGCTCTTCGTCCAGATGGTAAATTAGTTGCCGTTGCCCTTCCTAAAGGTGACATGGCTCTTAACATCGACAAGACTGTTTTAGATGGTATCCAAGTTGCTGGTTCACTTGTTGGTACTCGTCAAGACTTAGCTGAAACTTTCCAATTCGGTGCTGAAGGTAAAGTTAAACCTATCGTTCACACTAGAAAGCTTGAAGAAATCAATGATATCATTGACGAAATGAAAGCCGGAAAAATTGTTGGTCGTATGGTTGTTGACTTTACTAAATAA
- a CDS encoding nucleotidyltransferase, with amino-acid sequence METAVGIIAEFNPFHNGHQYLLDQARKQSGATTVVAIMSGNWMQRGEPAIFDKWKRAQAAVAAGVDLVIELPFSGAVQPAHLFAKSAVKIASEMGIESLAFGAEHPDMDYDLLIHNQPEKDDSFKKFNEPYASTFQNYLKEKTGINLREPNDILAFSYANANFDLGNPLKLLPIQRIDADHNEPELSKGSLISSASAIRNSIFGNSTEFSKFVPESSLHMIYSGFKYDWEQFWPMLRYELVKTPIEELQRIYQMTEGIEHRLKDAARKSRSFTDFLETVKTKRYTYTRIQRLCVYVLVHAFTDNMLVDPSYLRPLAFNEQGQRYLNQIKHDTEWPIITKVTDEVVDEFVGLDYRSSMMQELVSGEAQDIHRHPFMEI; translated from the coding sequence ATGGAGACGGCTGTAGGGATTATTGCAGAATTTAATCCATTTCACAACGGACATCAATATTTACTAGATCAGGCCCGCAAACAGTCAGGAGCGACAACTGTGGTCGCTATTATGAGCGGTAATTGGATGCAGCGGGGAGAACCAGCCATTTTTGATAAATGGAAAAGGGCTCAAGCTGCCGTTGCCGCGGGTGTCGACTTGGTAATTGAATTACCATTTTCAGGTGCCGTTCAACCAGCACATTTATTTGCTAAGAGTGCTGTGAAAATCGCATCTGAAATGGGGATTGAATCGTTAGCTTTCGGCGCAGAGCACCCAGATATGGATTATGATTTGTTAATTCATAATCAACCTGAAAAAGACGATTCATTTAAAAAATTTAACGAACCCTATGCTTCAACTTTTCAAAATTATTTGAAAGAAAAAACAGGGATAAATTTACGTGAACCTAATGACATTTTGGCATTTAGCTATGCAAATGCTAATTTTGATTTAGGAAATCCGTTAAAATTATTGCCAATTCAAAGAATCGACGCTGACCATAACGAACCAGAATTGAGTAAGGGTTCTTTGATCAGCAGTGCTTCTGCAATTAGAAATAGTATTTTCGGAAATTCAACTGAATTTAGTAAATTTGTTCCTGAATCAAGTTTACACATGATCTATAGTGGTTTTAAGTACGACTGGGAACAGTTTTGGCCAATGTTACGTTATGAGCTAGTAAAGACGCCTATCGAAGAATTACAGCGAATTTATCAGATGACTGAGGGTATTGAGCATCGGTTAAAAGATGCAGCCAGAAAGTCTAGATCGTTCACTGATTTTTTGGAGACGGTGAAGACTAAACGATACACGTATACCAGAATTCAAAGGTTATGTGTATATGTATTAGTGCATGCATTCACCGACAACATGTTAGTGGATCCTAGCTATTTGAGACCACTGGCATTTAACGAGCAAGGCCAAAGGTATTTGAATCAAATAAAACACGACACGGAATGGCCTATTATTACCAAAGTAACCGATGAAGTGGTCGATGAGTTTGTAGGTTTAGACTATCGATCATCAATGATGCAAGAGTTGGTTAGTGGTGAAGCACAAGACATTCATCGACATCCATTTATGGAGATATAA